The Sediminicola sp. YIK13 genomic sequence AGATCCCAAACTGAAGCAAATGCTGGTTTTTGATAGTACCAAAGAGCATTGGAGATTGTGGCTGCTAAAGAAATATGGGTTGCCATATCTCTATTGGAATAAAATGATGAAGGGCAAAAATGTATAATTAAATTTCCCCCATTTATTGTAAGAAGATGAAACCTAACAAGTTTCATCTTTTTTTTTGTCGCAAATTTTTAAAAAACATCACTTTTTGTCTTTGGTACCTTACCTATTGGGATGATACTGGACTATTAATATAGGGCGAAGTATACCAGAAAGGGAAATGCTATGCCAATTGTACATGGTTAGATTTTATGAATCCTTACTTGATGGAATTTGTATAGGGCGATCTTTTATTTTATGCCCATAATCCTCCATTTTGTGTACATCTTTTCGGAAATAAACTCTAATTTTGCCTTACAAATCTTGTAAATTCCATACTATTTTTCTTACTTATATGTTTTAAATTTGATTTTTTTAAAATGTCCTTTTCTTGGTCATTGTGGCAAGAAAAAATGCGATACGACAAAAGATGCAGTCGTTTTATGTGCAAATTGTTAGATGAAAAGTGAATATGAACAAGGACGTATCTTTTAACCCAAAGAAACCATTTCCACACGTGGACAATAAGAAGGTAGTTGAAATTCTCCCCCTTTTGGAACTCGCCAAATATATTGGAAGGGCTTCTGCCGTGGTCCTCTCAGGAACTGGGGATAAAAAGGAGAGCTATACTGCTTCAGGAAAAAGCCTTTCATCTGAAGATAAAGCCCTTCTGGAGCCTTTTCTGGCCCATAGCCTGAACTCCTCAAAAAACAGAACAATCACATCCCAAGTGCAGAAGGTAGACGGGTTTGAACCTGGAAAATGGAGCCAAGGGAATTTTATCATTGCAGGCTACATGGGTTGGCCCTTGTCATCCGTGGAAGGTAATTCTTTAGGGGTGTTGAGTTTCATCTATGATGCTGCCTTTGAGTTGAATCCCGATCAGGAAAAAGCAATTCGTACAATACTCTCACTAGTGTCCAAAGAACTGGAGGAAGGCCGTGCCCTAGAGGAATTGAGATTGGCCCAAAAGGAACTTAAACTAGAGAGAGAGCACAGAAAAAATATTGTTGAGAACTCTAAACTAAGCCTTTGGAAATGCAATGTAAAGGAAGATACTTTATATATCGATGACAAATGGGCGGCCATCCTCGGATATGATGAGGAAGAAATAAACCCCTTGACCTTGGAGAAATGGGAGTCCATGATTCACCCAACAGATTTGGATATGTTACGGGAGAAATGGAAGCGTTATTTGGCCGGTACAAATGTCAATTACAAGGTGACCTACAGAATAAAGCATAAAGACGGGGCTTGGAAATGGTTTTCGGAATCTGGCAATGCCATAAAACACGATAACAACGGGGTTCCCTTGCAAATGGTGGGCATAGTTGAGGACATCACTCAATTGCAATTGGACAATATACATCTGGAAGAGGCATTACAGCGCCTTACCTACCTGTCCAAGGCTACTTCAGATGCTATTTGGGATTTGGACCTGGTGAACGAGACCCTGCAATGGAACGATAATTTTTTTGAAAATTATGGGCATCAACCGGAAGAATATGCAATGGCGGGGCTGACCCTTTGGGCAGAAAATATCCATCCGGAAGATAGGGTGCGGGTAGAACATAGTTTTGAAGCATCTCTAATAGGTGATAATGAAAACTGGGAGGAGGAATACCGGTTTAGGAAAGCGAACGGAGAATATGTAATTGTGAACGATAAGGCCTTTATCATAAGGGATGCCCATGGGAAGGCTGTTCGTATGATCGGCGCTCTTTGTGATATAACGGAAAAAAATAACTACCTACTCAAGGCAAAAATTGCCAATGAACGTTTTCAGCGTATTATAGATCTTACCAAGGAAGTAATTTATGATTGGGACATCATCAATGAGGATGTGTACTGGGGTTCTGGCTATGTAAAGCAATTTGGCCATGAACTGCCAGAGAAGAAAGTCACGCTCCAGACCAGGATCAATCATTTGCACCCCGATGATGTGCATAGAGTGCTAAACGAATTAAAGGATTTGCTCAAAAATCCGGATCAGAATTATTTTGAGGTGAAGTACCGTTTCCTAAAGGGTGATGGCACCTATATAGATATTCACGAAAAGGCTAGTATCCTTAGAAATGATAATGGGGGCCCGTTCCGTATGGTGGGTACCATGAGGGATGTTTCCGAGGCCAACAGGTACTTGGAGCAGTTGAAAGAATCTGAAAAAAAATACAACGACCTCTTTCATCTTTCGCCCCAACCATCATGGGTCTATGATTTGGAAACCCTTCAATTTTTAGATGTGAATTCCGCGGCCATAGACTGTTATGGATATAGTCTGAGGGAGTTTATGAACCTTACCCTGGCCGATATTAGGCCCAAATCTGAGATAGACCCGTTGATGGTGGAGATTGAGAATGTGCGCTCAGATTCCGAAAGAATTTATGAAGGGGTCTTTAGGCACAGTAAGAGCAATGGGGAAGAATTTGATGTACGTATCTACAGCAATCCGATTAATTTTAGGGGCCGTACCTGTAGACAGGTTGTGGCCTTTGATATTTCTGAACTGACCAAGCACATCAAGACCATTGAATCCCAAAACTCCAAATTCAACAAGATTGCCTGGATGCAGAGCCATGTGCTCAGAGCACCCCTGGTACGAATGATGGGCCTCACCAATTTATTGTTGGATCCGGAGGAAAATACCCAGGGGGAAAATAGATTTGTATTAGAGGAGATCCGTAAATCTTCCAATGAAATAGATCAGATCACCAGAGAGATTGCACAAATAACTAATGAATTGAAAACCAAACAACTGACCAATGGCCAATAAGATTGTTCTTGTGGATGATGATCCGATCATACAATATGTGCATCGTCGGATTCTTAAAAAGTATGCGAACCAAGCAGTTGTTCAATTCGAGAATGGTTCCGATGCCCTGGAATATTTTGAAGGAAACGGGAAAGAGGGGTCGCCCCATCTGGTCTTGTTGGATATCAACATGCCTATTATGGACGGATGGGAATTTTTGGATGTTGTGTACGAGAAAGGGTTGAACCATGACATGACTGTCATTATCTTGACCTCCTCCGTGGATATTCTAGACATGGAAAAGGCGAAAAAGTATGACAACATCATCAGGTTTGAACAAAAACCTTTGACTGCAGAAAAGGTAGGTGCTATTCCTATTCTCTTAGAATATTTAGAACAGGATTAATTTTTAGTATCCCGAAGAAAAGAAAAAAATGTAGTATACAAATTGACCCGTTATTGATCAGATACGGTGCAAAATAAAAAGTAAATTAGGTTACGCAGTACTTCGTTAAAGCCGAGGGAAACAGCCTAGTGGTTTAAAAGAAACCAAAGGCGGCCAAAATTAAGCAAATAATAACGGCTATCAATATCACTATTAATACCGCAACCATGATCCTGAGAAATCCGTTCAGGATTTTTATGCCGATGGTCAATTCGTTTTCCATTTCCATTTGATGAACCTTTGCTTTAAAATTACATAATTAATTGTGAATCTTCAATCGAATCATAGAAAATATCGTCAAAATACGGTGAATATACCATATATCCCACAGAGCCCTATGTTTTTTAAGGTCACTGCTGATGCCTTCGCTATGCGCTACTGTCCTTGGTAAATTGCTTCTCCAAAGCCTCTAAGGAAATCCCCTTTGTCTCAGGCATCATAAAAATCACGAAGAACAATTGTAGGACCATCATAAAGGCAAAGAATATAAAAATAGGCCAAGGATTGTCCTTGAATACGCCATCCGTACTGTCCAAAAATATAGGGGTGATCAAGGTAATGACCGCTGCAAAAACCCAATGTACTCCTGTTCCCCAAGACTGCCCATAGGCACGTACCTTATTGGGAAAAATCTCGGAAATAAACACCCAGATCACCGCTCCCTGGCCAATGGCATGGGAAGCGATAAAAGCACAGATGAAAATTAAAAGCAGGGTAGAGCTCGCCCCTGTATAAAAACACCAGCCTACCATGGATAAACTAATAATATAGCCCAAAGAGCCTATTTTCATCAATTGTTTTCTCCCCAATCTATCGATCAATTGAATACCGATAAGGGTAAAGATGAGGTTGATGATTCCTATGGAAATGGAATTGAAAAGGGATTCTTTTCCTCCCAATCCTGCCCTTTCCAATATTTCAGGGGCATAATACAGTACAAAATTGATGCCCGACAACTGATTGAAAAAAGCAATCAGAAAGGCCAGTACCAAAGGCTTTTTGTATTTCCCTTCGAAGAGTCCGGCTTTGGCGGTTTTTACGCCTATGGAGTTTTTTATTTCTTCAAGTTTTATCAAAGCCTGTGCCTTATCAGAGATATAGGTAAGCATTTTGAGTGCGCCCGCTTCGTCCTTTCTGTTAAGGACAAGCCATCTGGGACTATTGGGCACTTGTAGGACCATGATGCAATAGATCACTGCTGGGATGGCCTCTACCCCCAGCATCCAGCGCCAATCATTGGCACCATCAAATCCCTTTAAAAGGTAATTGGAAATAAAAGCAATGAAAATACCAAAAACGATATTAAATTGGTATAAAGCGCCTAGTTTTCCGCGATTCTGAGCCGTAGAAATTTCCGAGATATAAATGGGCGCTGCAACAGATGAAGCGCCTACTCCCAAACCACCTATAAGCCTAAAGAAGGAAAATATATAGGGATCACTGGCCACAGCAGATCCCAGGGCGGAAATAGTGTATAAGACCCCGATCCAAAATAAGGTTTTCTTTCTGCCTAGCCTATCACAGGGAATACCCCCAAAAAGCGATCCCAAAACGGTACCCCATAGGGCCATGGACATGATAAACGTACCATGAAACCAAGGGGAGGTCTGCCATAGTTCTTTGATGGGCAAATTGGCGCCGCTAATAACAACGGTGTCAAAGCCAAATAGAAATCCCGCTAAGGCTGCGGTAAGGGAAATTCTTAAGATACGTTTGTTCATGGTGGTTGGTCAAAGTATGTAAACATACTAAAAAAACAATCGGGATATAAAAAAAAGTCCGCCTTTTGGAATGTGCCCCAGTCATTTAAAAGCACGTTTCAAAATAGCAACTGACCTCTTATAACAGCTTTTTTATATGGTGTAGAATTTTACTACTGGCGCCCTTGTTTTGGGCAATGTAGTTGGCGTTGCGTGTTCCCGTTTCTTTTCTAAAATCAGGATTTTGTAACAGTGCATCCAAAGTTTTCTGCAATTCCACCTTATCGGAAACGGGGAGTACCCCCTTTAGATGGACCAGGTCCTCCGCCTCTTTAAAGCCTTTGAATTCTGGCCCGATGATTACCGGGATCCCAAAAACGGCAGGCTCCAGAGTATTGTGGAGGCCGGTAGCGAACCCGCCGCCCACATAGGCGATATCGGCATAGCTGTATATTTTGGTAAGGAGTCCGACCGTATCAATGATCAGCACCTCGGCATCTGCGATATCGGTTTTGTCCAATTCAGAGAACAGCACTGTTTTTTTGGTGATGGCCCCTTTCAATTTTTGAATATGGGCCTCTTTGATATTATGGGGCGCTATCGCGAATTTTATGCCCTGGTCGATCTTATTCATGGCCTCCAAGAGAATGGCCTCGTCCTCAGGCCAGGTGCTACCGGCCACCATACATAGGTCGCCCTGTTTGAAGGTAGCCATAAAATCCAGGGTATTGTCCCGCTCCAGAATTTCAGACACCCTATCCAATCTGGTGTCCCCGGCTACAGTGCTGTTGTTGATATCGATAGAGCGGAGCAGGTCCTGGGAATTTTTGTCCTGCACAAAAATATGGGAGAAGGTATGCAGCCCCTTTCTCATAAAACCACCGTAACCCTTAAAGAAAATCTGTCTCTTTAGGAAAATGGCAGAAATTAATAGGGTGGGAACCTGCTGCTGCTTGAGTTCCTGTAAATAGTTGGGCCAGATTTCATACTTCACAAAGATGGCTAGCCTTGGCCGGGCCAAGGCTATAAATTTCCTTGCATTTTTTTTCGTGTCCAAAGGCAGGTAGAGGACCAGATCGGCAACGGTTGTATTTTTTTTGACCTCATAGCCCGATGGCGAGAAAAAGGTCACAAGGATCTTATGGTTGGGATAGGTAACTTTTAGCTTTTCAATGATGGGCAGGCCTTGTTCAAACTCTCCCAGGGAGGCCGTATGTACCCAGATAACCTTGTCTTGTTCGGAAATTTCTTGTTGTAGTTGGGAAAAGACATTTTTTCTGCCATCTACAAACAATTTTAGTTTGGGACTAAAATTGGCGACCAGTTTTAGGACGGAGGATGCTACTAGTACTGCTAAATTATATAGAAATAACACTCGGTAATCGTTTCGCGCTAAATTACGTTTCTTTACAACAATACCTTGGCTTCAGTTCCTTATTTTTGTATTATTGTTATATAAATATTGAAGATGAAGAAAATACAAATGGTAGACCTTAACGGGCAATACCAGTCGATTAAAGAACAGATCAATTCATCCATATCCCAAATTCTAGAAACCACAGCTTTTATAAACGGACCAGAGGTTCATGCCTTTCAAAAGGAGCTTGAGACTTATTTGGGTGTAAAGCATGTTATTCCCTGTGCCAATGGTACGGACGCCCTACAGATTGCCATGATGGGCTTGGGGTTGGAACAAGGGGATGAAGTGATCACTGCAGATTTTACCTTCGCCGCCACGGTAGAGGTTATTGCCCTTTTAAAACTTACCCCTGTTTTGGTGGATGTTGATCCAGACACCTTCAATATAGATCCGGTAGCTTTGGAAAAGGCAATCACCCCCAAAACAAAAGCCATTGTCCCGGTACATCTTTTTGGTCAGTGTGCCAATATGGATGTGATCATGGCAATAGCCAAAAAACACAACTTATTTGTTA encodes the following:
- a CDS encoding PAS domain-containing protein — encoded protein: MNKDVSFNPKKPFPHVDNKKVVEILPLLELAKYIGRASAVVLSGTGDKKESYTASGKSLSSEDKALLEPFLAHSLNSSKNRTITSQVQKVDGFEPGKWSQGNFIIAGYMGWPLSSVEGNSLGVLSFIYDAAFELNPDQEKAIRTILSLVSKELEEGRALEELRLAQKELKLEREHRKNIVENSKLSLWKCNVKEDTLYIDDKWAAILGYDEEEINPLTLEKWESMIHPTDLDMLREKWKRYLAGTNVNYKVTYRIKHKDGAWKWFSESGNAIKHDNNGVPLQMVGIVEDITQLQLDNIHLEEALQRLTYLSKATSDAIWDLDLVNETLQWNDNFFENYGHQPEEYAMAGLTLWAENIHPEDRVRVEHSFEASLIGDNENWEEEYRFRKANGEYVIVNDKAFIIRDAHGKAVRMIGALCDITEKNNYLLKAKIANERFQRIIDLTKEVIYDWDIINEDVYWGSGYVKQFGHELPEKKVTLQTRINHLHPDDVHRVLNELKDLLKNPDQNYFEVKYRFLKGDGTYIDIHEKASILRNDNGGPFRMVGTMRDVSEANRYLEQLKESEKKYNDLFHLSPQPSWVYDLETLQFLDVNSAAIDCYGYSLREFMNLTLADIRPKSEIDPLMVEIENVRSDSERIYEGVFRHSKSNGEEFDVRIYSNPINFRGRTCRQVVAFDISELTKHIKTIESQNSKFNKIAWMQSHVLRAPLVRMMGLTNLLLDPEENTQGENRFVLEEIRKSSNEIDQITREIAQITNELKTKQLTNGQ
- a CDS encoding sugar porter family MFS transporter translates to MNKRILRISLTAALAGFLFGFDTVVISGANLPIKELWQTSPWFHGTFIMSMALWGTVLGSLFGGIPCDRLGRKKTLFWIGVLYTISALGSAVASDPYIFSFFRLIGGLGVGASSVAAPIYISEISTAQNRGKLGALYQFNIVFGIFIAFISNYLLKGFDGANDWRWMLGVEAIPAVIYCIMVLQVPNSPRWLVLNRKDEAGALKMLTYISDKAQALIKLEEIKNSIGVKTAKAGLFEGKYKKPLVLAFLIAFFNQLSGINFVLYYAPEILERAGLGGKESLFNSISIGIINLIFTLIGIQLIDRLGRKQLMKIGSLGYIISLSMVGWCFYTGASSTLLLIFICAFIASHAIGQGAVIWVFISEIFPNKVRAYGQSWGTGVHWVFAAVITLITPIFLDSTDGVFKDNPWPIFIFFAFMMVLQLFFVIFMMPETKGISLEALEKQFTKDSSA
- a CDS encoding response regulator; amino-acid sequence: MANKIVLVDDDPIIQYVHRRILKKYANQAVVQFENGSDALEYFEGNGKEGSPHLVLLDINMPIMDGWEFLDVVYEKGLNHDMTVIILTSSVDILDMEKAKKYDNIIRFEQKPLTAEKVGAIPILLEYLEQD
- a CDS encoding 3-deoxy-D-manno-octulosonic acid transferase, which encodes MLFLYNLAVLVASSVLKLVANFSPKLKLFVDGRKNVFSQLQQEISEQDKVIWVHTASLGEFEQGLPIIEKLKVTYPNHKILVTFFSPSGYEVKKNTTVADLVLYLPLDTKKNARKFIALARPRLAIFVKYEIWPNYLQELKQQQVPTLLISAIFLKRQIFFKGYGGFMRKGLHTFSHIFVQDKNSQDLLRSIDINNSTVAGDTRLDRVSEILERDNTLDFMATFKQGDLCMVAGSTWPEDEAILLEAMNKIDQGIKFAIAPHNIKEAHIQKLKGAITKKTVLFSELDKTDIADAEVLIIDTVGLLTKIYSYADIAYVGGGFATGLHNTLEPAVFGIPVIIGPEFKGFKEAEDLVHLKGVLPVSDKVELQKTLDALLQNPDFRKETGTRNANYIAQNKGASSKILHHIKKLL